TGACCAGGATTTCAAATGAATGGGCAGCAGAAGTATACTTCCAGCTGCCACTGAGGCAATGAGGTCAGAACTAGAGAACTACGTGTCAATCCAAGCATGACTGAGGGTTGATGATACCTCCATCTGATGGCTGGTTCTTGGGTTTGGCCTCTCACTTCCCTAGATAGGGCCTGTTCTCACCTGGAGAGCTAAGGCCCTGCTTCTGTCAGGAGTCTTGCCCAAAGGATTAAGCCAAGGTCTCCTTGGTACCACGCCCCTGAATCCAGTGGCCACTGACTGAAGAAGCCCTGAGGGACGCACTAGTATTCTGGGATGCTAAAGGCTCTGGAATGAGCTTCAGGGGCATACTCCTGTGCCTCTCCACAGGAAATGTATGTATCGGAAGCCTGGGAACATGAACTAGGAAACTCTGTGCTCAAGTCTCACCCAACATCAGTGCCACCACTGTGGATCCCTCCTGCTAAAGTTTTCACAAGCTAGTGGTCTCAATCTCTGACAAGGCCCAACACTGAGCCCACTTTACAGAATACACTGTCTCAGCTGGCTTCCAATACCAGTCAGAGATGCAGAACCAAGTCCCGCCCCCGGTGTGGGGCCCGCCCTCTGGGCTCTCCTAGCCCGCCTAGGGGTCTCCCAGAGTCAAGCAGCATGAGACCGCCAGGGGGCCTGCACGAAGCGCATGCTCTGAGGCGCCCCGGCCTGGCCCACACCTCTGCGATCCTCTGCTTCATCTGTTCCATTTGCTCACGctgtttctcccttttcttcatcAGGTGCATGGCGCGGCCCGCCTCGCTTGCGGCACCCTTATACTGAGCCATAGTGACTATGGCTATGGCTGTGGCGGCAGTGGCGGCTGTGGCGGCGACGAGCGGCGGCAGCGGAGACGACAGTGGCGGTGCAGACTTCTGCCTGAAGGAGTCCTGGCGACGGCGGTTTAGTCAGCTGACTATGACGTCACCAACCAGGGAACGTACGGACGCTGGCCCTGCCTTacgccctcccctccccccccccgtgacTCTGGCACGTGATCACACCTCTCCCCGCCCCACAGGAGGCCGGGCTCCTTCCCTCACCGTGTTTTGATAAACTACAAATTCTCCTCGCTCTATTGTGACAGAGCTGTGTCCCCTAGTTTCTTGCACGCCCTCAAAGTTAACTGCTGTCTTAAGCTACAGTCCCCTTGAAGTCTCCTGTTGGCCCCAAGACTGAGCACAATGCTCCCCTGAGTTGGTTCTTAGAGCTCTTGAGCTATGTCTCATGGTCAGGTGTCCTCATAACTTTGAAGCTATTTCCCCTACTTTGTCACAGACTGACACTTATTTGGCGGCTTGGATTTTTTTTTNNNNNNNNNNNNNNNNNNNNNNNNNNNNNNNNNNNNNNNNNNNNNNNNNNNNNNNNNNNNNNNNNNNNNNNNNNNNNNNNNNNNNNNNNNNNNNNNNNNNNNNNNNNNNNNNNNNNNNNNNNNNNNNNNNNNNNNNNNNNNNNNNNNNNNNNNNNNNNNNNNNNNNNNNNNNNNNNNNNNNNNNNNNNNNNNNNNNNNNNNNNNNNNNNNgacagggtttttctctgtggttttggagcctgtcctggaactagcatttgtagaccaggctggtctcgaactcacagagatccgcctgcctctgcctccagagtgctgggattaaaggcgtgcgccaccgcccggccagtggcttggatttttttttgttgttgttgttgttgttatcatcCAAGGCTAAGTATAGGTCCCTTTACTTCCCTAGGACTAAAGCTGGCTCCTAATCCCCGCTTGAAAATTTGAGTgtgagactgaagagatggctcaggcagtgATTGGTACTAGAGAGGtacttccaaaggacccaggttcaattcccaacaaccacatagcagctcacaagagattgtaactccagttcttggaGATCCAACTCCCTCTACGGGCCTTTGCAGACAGCAgacatgcaagtggtacacattTGTCTAaggaaaacatccatacacataaaatgttaaatttgtacatatatatatatacacacacacacacacacacgtgtgtgtgtatgcataagtCATGGAACATGTGCAGAGGTCATATTATGGAGCTGGGCTCCAAAGAGGTTGCCTGGAAAGTGCCTTTATCCATTGAGTGCTTCCCTGCCTCAGCCTAGAATAGCCTTGAACCCAAAGTCTCCACACCTAGATGCCTTCTCTATGACTTAGAAACCACTactgcagctgggcagtggtggcacacacctttaatcccagcacttagaagacagaggtaggcagagttcaaggccaacctgttttacatagtgagttcctggacagccagagctcttacacagagaaaccatgcctcaaaatatcaaaaagaagccgggcggtggtggcgcacgcctttaatcccagcacttgggaggcagaggcaggcggatctctgtgagttcgagaccagcctggtctacaagagctagttccaggacaggctccaaaaccacagagaaaccctgtctcaagccgggcgatggtggcgcatgcctttaatcccagcacttgggaggcagaggcaggcggatctctgtgagttcgagaccagcctggtctacagagctagttccaggacaggctccaaagccacagagaaaccctgtctcgaaaaacaaaacaaaacaaaaaaaaaaagaaaccctgtctcgaaaaaccaaaaaaaaaatatatatatatatatcaaaaagataaaagaagccACAAGTGCAAAGATGACACAACACCAGTTGCTGATTGACCTACTTCACCCTTGAGGATACAGTTCTAATTCCAGAAGCTAAACTGCTGTATTCCTGCAAAACAACCCAACAAACTTTGAGCAAAGAACCTAAAGATCCAGATTCAGGTTTCAACAGTTTTATTGGgaggtttctgttttctgtgaaaTACACTAGAGATTGAGGAAGGGGACACATTCACTTTGCAAGATAAGGGTTTCCCACCACTAAGGGAAAAGACATGGGGCAGGGCATACTGGGGTTTGGATCCACTTTCCCACCTCTTTCTGCTTTGCTCACATTTGCTTTTTATCAGAGAACACAACACAAagacaagaaattaaaaatagatcaaCCCCCAGAGGAGGCCACACCTAAACCTTCACCCAACCCAGACTTTGCCAGGGCTGGGAGAGGCCAGGGCAGCTCACTCTACAGCCCCAGGCTGCACAGAAAGGCTGAGGGACAGACAGGTAGGCTATAgttaataaattagaataaattatAAGGGGGAGAAGGAATGCAATTTTGTGCTGGGAGGGGTCCCTTCTCTCTAAGAGTTGGGGGAGAAGACAAAGGCCACTACATAGTGAGTAAGAACAGTGGGGGCAGAGTCAGTTTTTCCTCTACTCCTTCCTAAACAGCAGAATTAgggtgtacatgtacacacacatacatacatacatacatacatacatacatacacacacacaggaatcctCTTTTCCTAGAACAAGGGTAGGCCAAGAAAGAGGATACTATCCAACCCCCATCTCCCAAACTATCGCTAAGGTTAAGGATTTGGTCGGTGAATCAAATCAATGAGGTGGATGATCGGAATGTGGTGGGGGAAGCAGACGATGCTGGAAACAGGGATGTGCCCAGCCATACCATCTTCCCTGCCCCAGAGAAGGACATATAGGTTGGGGAGAGGGTAGTAGGGGCTGGATGAGGGGAGTCAGTAATCACTGATCAGCCTCTCCAAAGACATCATTCTGTTTGCGCTTCATGTTCTCAAAATCAAAGGCAGACCCAGCCATGCGTTTGTAGATATCTTTGATGTCATTGCAGGTGGTCTCAAAGTGTGTGGTGGCATCATAGGAGCAGGAACAAAACACCTGTAAATAAGCAAAGACCCAGGGCTCAGAGAAGTCAGACAGAGGATCTTGGGTGTGCATCAAGAAGCAGGGCTGACTGAGACAGGTTTCTTACCTGACTCTCAGAACCATCATCAATGGGTTCATACAAATCACTTATAGCCACAAACctgaaggggaaatggaagacagagggagattAAAGTTTCACAATAGGCCTTGTCCATTCCTGGTCTTCAACCCAGCCTGCCCAGTTTGGCTCAGCCCCTCACTTCTGGTCAATGGGTTCCAACAGCTCCAATGCAGGCTCAACTTCCTTTTCCGGTTCTGCAGTCTCCACGGTGGTGCTGGCAATGGCTATGTATTTGCCCTGTGCTGCCACGTTGTGCGCATAGGAGATCATGCACACATAGATGTCTGACCACAAGAAACACTCAGTTAACATATGCCAGGGGAAATGACCACACAAAAAGGTAGTTCTTAGGAAATGGACAGGAATCTGGCccacctgcccctccccagcccaACATGCAGACAGCATTTAAACTGTCGCTCTCATAAAGAGAAGGCCATCCAATCCCAGGTATATTCCATAACAAAATGTCACACAAATCCCCAAGACTTCCTGTGAGAATAGAGGCATAGCAACAGAAGGCAGTCCCTCATGGCTTGGCCTACCTGACTTCCTGTTGACCTGGTTCTGAGGGATGATAATTTGACAGGAATTAGCATCATTGGTGTTCTTGATGGGGTGGCTGAGGATACAGATGATGCGGATAACCTGGCCAGCCTTCCGTACACGGTCTGGGATGTAGCTAGGGTCACAGATCAGCTGCTTGCAGTGGGCCACCTGTAAAGGCACCAGATGACTTTACCCCTTGCTCTGTGTAGTAGTAAGCCAAGTCAAAAGTCAAGCCAAGCAGCTGAGTTGTCATCACCACCCCTCCTATGCACATAGCCCCTTTCTTGAAGCTCAGAGAGGTGAGCCTTCACATGCAGGGCTAGGTGGTGACCCTACTGCTGAAACACAATGATCACAAACACTTTTTTTGCTGTTGATGGGGTTTTTGTTTGAGTCTATTTGGCCCAAACTGGTCTGAAACTCAGGATCTTCCTCCCTGAGCCACCATACCAGGCTAAAGGATGCTTTCTTGGGCAGTGGCATATGTCtcagtagaatgcttgcctatcACGCATAAAGCCTTAGGTTAGATTtctagcactgcataaaccaggtatgttgaaacacacctgtaatcccagcatgaagaAGGTGGAAGTGCAAGGATTAAGagttcatcctcagctatatagactatttgaagccagcctgggatacatgataCCCTTTCCAAAAGAATGCTTTCAGGACAACAGACACAGAATGTGACTTCTGAAGATTACGTCTTGATttaaatccatctgcctctgcctccctagaactggaattacaggcacgcaccaccTTACCTAGCAATTTGAAGGATACTTTCTGTCAACAGGAATAGCTATGTAGACTTTTATTGATCTCCCAGTTCCTAGCTATAAGGCTCTCAGGGTTAAGCAACAGCAAACTTATCAGCAATAAGGCTCCCTATGAACATAGCCCTAAAAAAGACTAAACCTTAACTGAGCTACAGTAACAAATGCACAAGGCATAATTACCTCTCCCTCAGATTTCACACCCACCACCTTGCCATTCTCCATGATGATGTCATCCACAGGTTTGTTCAGCATATATGTTCCCCCATAGATGGCACTCAATCTGTAGTAAGGAAAATGATGGGTAAGTCTTCTCAGAAGAATGGGGACCAAATCTACTATACTATTCCCACCCTACCAGTGAGATAGAGAAAACTGCCCAGGTAGACAATAGTTAACTCCAACTATTTCAGGTATCCTTCCTATGAACTTGGGGCCCATCTTGGCAtactccttcctctctggagcTTCCATCCAGAATATTCTATTTTGCAAAGGGCCAGTGAGCATAGCATAAAGAAGTAGCTCCCCAAAGAAAGAGCCCAGGAATTCAGAATAAAGGACTCTCTGGAAAAGAGCCAGCTTGCAAGAAAGCTGAACCTCAAGGTTCTGGGGTCCTAGAATTAGTACTCGTGCTACCAGGAGCTGGGGAAACTATGTTAATAGTGATCATCTCATTTACTTTGTATTTCAtttactatttaaatattttttatagtcactattttatgtgtatgtattttatttgctcgtgtctgtataccacatgaattcttggtgcctgaggaagtcagatgagggtgttgaatccctaaaactggagttatgaacagttgtgagctaccatgtgggtgttggaattgaacctgggccctctgtgaAAATAAGTGCttttgctgagtggtggtggcacacgcctttaatcccagcacttgggagagacaggcagatctctgtgagtttgaggttagcctgttctacagagtgagttccaggacaagctctaaagctacagagaaaccctgtctcgaaaaaccaaaaaaaaaaaaaacaaaacaaaacaaaacaaaacaaaacaagtgctcttatctggtgagccaactctccagactTTACTCTGCACTTTAATGTACTAGGGCTGTGCCCTCATTACCCAAGGATGGAACAATGTACATGAAGATTAGATGGGAAGGTAGGAGATGTCACAAAAATGCTCAAGGACATAATTTCCATTCTTGGCCTCAgtctcttatttatttcattttattttggtgtttcaagacagggtttctctgtgtagcagccctggctatcctagaactcacagagattcgcctgcctctgcctcccaaatgttgggaggcttgcactaccacctggcttattGGCCTTATTATTACCCATTAATGCCagctgggaggaaaaaaacacGTTCTCACCTTGCAAAGCCCTGGGGCAGCTCACCCAAGCCATAGAGTGGGTACAAATATGGGCTCTTGCCATACCGGGCCAAGGACTCACTGTACAACTTGATGCGGTTAATAGTCTCAAGACAGGGCTGATCTAGGTAGCTGGGGAACAAGAGAAGATGCTGTGACAGCAGCATCCCTGCTCACCTTCAAAGACAACAACACCCAGCCTTCCCACCACCCTTTGTGACCTGGCAAAGGTATGGGTCAAATGGAAGAGAGGGATGGAAATGTAACAGGTGAGCTTGTAAAAGGATATGCAGGGTGGGCAGTGGATACAATAGGCAGGTATGGGGAAGGTAAGGTGCAAGCCAGACAAGGGGGCTCCTGCCACCAGCCAACTTTCCCCTCACTCATCAGTGCGGTAGAGCGCCAAGGCGTGGCCAGtgaaatcaatgacatcttggcCCAGATCAAACTTCCGGTAGACATCGCGCATGCTGGTAGTCTGGGGGTCGACACCCTCAAAGGTTTTGGGGTCATTCTCATCAAAGTTTGCCACAAACACCAAGAATTTTCGGAAGCGTCGTTTTTCAAACATGCCCATCAGATCTGAAGGAAGGGTATTGAGAAGACCCTTTGTATTACTGGGACATAAAACTCCTCTTTCCACCAGAACAGGCCAAGAAAGTTGGTATCCTGGCTCCCACCAGAGCTCAGTCATGTAACCCTGCCCCACCCTTCTCAGCCTCAGTTTTTCTGTTTGTAGGAAAAGGCCCTCCCAGCACCACTTGGGGATGTTATGGGGATCAGGTAGGCCCTCTGCCAAAAAGAAATCCTCCTCTATGAGCTTCCTTTCTGGCAATTTGCTGGGACAGATAGTTCTGTCCAATAAAGGTACTATAAAGCAAGGGGCATCCGGTACTATGTGGAGCTAAGATTAGGCTTAGGCAAATATTTTGCCGATCTTGAGAATAGTCTGCCTCCTCCTATCCCCTTATTCTCTGGTTAAGGAGACTCATACTCACTAGAAGCCAAGGCCTCAGTCTCAGTGGATGGTACTTTGTAGATCTTGCCTCCCTTGTATACAAAGCTTCCCTCTACCACCTTGAAGTCCAGATAACGAGTCACTTCTGTATACAGTAGCATCTTTACTAGCTGACCTGTGTCCAGAGAGAAGAAGGGACATCAGTGGAGCTTCCTTCAAAAGCTCTCAGTTGTCTGGCTAACCTTATTCTGGAGCTTAACCCCCCCCCTGGTCTTCCCAATCACCACTACCCCCCAATCAACCATATACATCATCTTCTTAATCTCCCTCACCATTGGCCATGAGGAATTTTGGGATCAAGTCAACATTCCAGTCTCGGCCACGGCCCATTGACTCAGGGGGCCCTTCCAGCAACTGAAAGCGCTTATATAGCTAAAAGTAggataggaagaaaaaaaatgtcaaggacCACC
This is a stretch of genomic DNA from Microtus ochrogaster isolate Prairie Vole_2 unplaced genomic scaffold, MicOch1.0 UNK85, whole genome shotgun sequence. It encodes these proteins:
- the Gdi1 gene encoding rab GDP dissociation inhibitor alpha, producing the protein MDEEYDVIVLGTGLTECILSGIMSVNGKKVLHMDRNPYYGGESSSITPLEELYKRFQLLEGPPESMGRGRDWNVDLIPKFLMANGQLVKMLLYTEVTRYLDFKVVEGSFVYKGGKIYKVPSTETEALASNLMGMFEKRRFRKFLVFVANFDENDPKTFEGVDPQTTSMRDVYRKFDLGQDVIDFTGHALALYRTDDYLDQPCLETINRIKLYSESLARYGKSPYLYPLYGLGELPQGFARLSAIYGGTYMLNKPVDDIIMENGKVVGVKSEGEVAHCKQLICDPSYIPDRVRKAGQVIRIICILSHPIKNTNDANSCQIIIPQNQVNRKSDIYVCMISYAHNVAAQGKYIAIASTTVETAEPEKEVEPALELLEPIDQKFVAISDLYEPIDDGSESQVFCSCSYDATTHFETTCNDIKDIYKRMAGSAFDFENMKRKQNDVFGEADQ